A portion of the Leifsonia sp. EB41 genome contains these proteins:
- a CDS encoding helix-turn-helix transcriptional regulator: MEKYLSPEEVCEIIPGMSKSLLGALRFRGDGPKFIKVSPKKVVYAQTSIEEYMKSRERTSTAAAS; encoded by the coding sequence ATGGAGAAATACCTGAGCCCTGAGGAGGTCTGCGAGATCATCCCCGGGATGTCGAAGAGCCTGCTCGGGGCACTACGTTTTCGCGGCGATGGCCCGAAGTTCATCAAGGTCAGCCCGAAGAAGGTCGTCTACGCGCAGACCTCGATCGAGGAATACATGAAGTCCCGCGAGCGCACCAGCACCGCGGCCGCCTCGTGA
- a CDS encoding phage major capsid protein — MTIQINGTDAPREVRIQNPGSSILGPLGARRQSLIQERDGILNTSTPQTFTPAVEARVGQLNTEIDALEERQGELQRQAQMEDNARRARAAFGPARIVRSEEVYRPDRPELSFFMDLRNARSGGDWAAAERLSRHQAAYEAETRALSTQAGAGGQFAPPAWLVDEWVGLARPGRITADRLNKDELPSGVSSINLPKVASGESVAVQATQNTAVSSTDLTTNSVSSGITTLAGQQVIALQLIQQSGIAFDKVIGQDLMAEYAKQLDLQVLNGSGASGQLQGLIGVAGVNAITYTQATPTVGGAGQFLAQINQAVLAVNTNRFLPPSGIIMHPRRWSWVLNANDNQGRPLVVPSGDYAGFNTPGSASAAPTAQGAAGSLFGLPVYVDANVPTNLGAGTNQDVALVGRFEDSFLWETAPAFEAFDAPYANQMSILFRVSGYAAMIANRYPASLSIISGTGLVTPTF; from the coding sequence ATGACAATCCAAATCAATGGGACTGACGCTCCACGCGAGGTCCGCATCCAGAATCCGGGCAGCAGCATCTTGGGGCCGCTCGGGGCCCGCCGTCAGTCGCTCATTCAGGAGCGCGACGGCATCCTCAACACTTCGACTCCGCAGACGTTCACGCCAGCCGTCGAGGCTCGCGTCGGTCAGCTCAACACCGAGATCGACGCGCTCGAGGAGCGTCAGGGTGAGCTGCAGCGGCAGGCGCAGATGGAGGACAACGCCCGCCGAGCGCGGGCGGCCTTCGGTCCGGCGCGGATCGTTCGCTCCGAGGAGGTGTATCGCCCCGATCGTCCTGAGCTGTCGTTCTTCATGGACCTCCGCAACGCGCGTTCCGGAGGCGACTGGGCGGCCGCTGAGCGCCTCAGCCGGCACCAGGCGGCCTATGAGGCGGAGACGCGAGCCCTGTCGACGCAGGCGGGTGCCGGTGGCCAGTTCGCGCCGCCCGCGTGGCTCGTCGATGAGTGGGTCGGCCTCGCACGTCCGGGTCGCATCACCGCGGACCGGCTGAACAAGGACGAACTGCCCTCGGGCGTCTCCTCGATCAACCTGCCGAAGGTCGCCTCGGGCGAGTCGGTGGCCGTGCAGGCGACCCAGAACACCGCGGTCAGCTCCACCGACCTCACCACCAACTCGGTGTCGTCCGGCATCACCACCCTCGCCGGTCAGCAGGTCATCGCTCTGCAGCTCATCCAGCAGTCGGGCATCGCATTCGACAAGGTCATCGGTCAGGACCTCATGGCCGAGTACGCGAAGCAGCTCGACCTGCAGGTGCTCAACGGGTCCGGCGCGTCCGGTCAGCTCCAGGGACTCATCGGCGTCGCGGGTGTGAACGCGATCACCTACACGCAGGCAACGCCGACCGTGGGCGGTGCCGGCCAGTTCCTCGCGCAGATCAACCAGGCCGTCCTCGCCGTCAACACGAACCGGTTCCTTCCGCCGTCCGGGATCATCATGCACCCGCGCCGCTGGTCCTGGGTCCTCAACGCGAACGACAACCAGGGGCGCCCCCTCGTGGTCCCCAGCGGCGACTACGCAGGGTTCAACACCCCCGGCTCGGCTTCGGCCGCTCCGACCGCTCAGGGGGCCGCTGGGTCGCTGTTCGGCCTCCCCGTGTACGTCGACGCGAACGTGCCCACCAACCTCGGTGCCGGCACCAACCAGGACGTCGCCCTGGTCGGCCGCTTCGAGGACTCGTTCCTGTGGGAGACCGCGCCGGCGTTCGAAGCGTTCGACGCCCCGTACGCCAACCAGATGTCGATCCTGTTCCGCGTCAGCGGCTACGCGGCCATGATCGCCAACCGGTACCCGGCGTCGCTGTCCATCATCAGCGGCACCGGCCTGGTCACCCCGACCTTCTAA
- a CDS encoding DUF4236 domain-containing protein, with product MPVYYRKRANLGAGAHLNISKTGVSVSQRVGRVTFNSRGRVSVRILPGLSLRLR from the coding sequence ATGCCTGTCTACTACCGCAAGCGTGCGAATCTCGGTGCTGGTGCGCACCTGAACATCTCGAAGACCGGAGTGTCCGTGTCGCAGCGTGTCGGGCGCGTCACGTTCAACTCCCGAGGCCGAGTAAGCGTGCGCATCCTGCCGGGGCTGTCTCTGCGCCTTCGGTGA
- a CDS encoding NAD(P)/FAD-dependent oxidoreductase yields MPKILIVGGGYAGFYTAWKLEKQLRSGEADVTMVDPLPYMTYQPFLPEVAVGSIEPRHAVVSHRRHLKSTNIVSGKVSYIDHANKTATIQPAAGEPYEFEYDIVVVTAGAVSRTFPIPGVADQAVGLKTIEEAVYIRDRMLTNFDKASTLPAGPERDRLLTVTVIGGGFAGIEIFAELRSFASALLTKYPELSFEDTHFHLIEAMGRIMPEVSLPTSHWVIKNLAERGAEIHLETQLTSAVDGRIELSTGESFETDLIVWTAGVMANPTVVRHTDLPIEERGRLRVRADLRVGTDEEIIEGAWGAGDVSAVPDLTGAGVGGYCVPNAQHAVRQGKLLAKNIIADLRGELPRQYYHKSLGAVAGLGLGIGVLQSGKLAIKGVLGWFAHRGYHGLAMPSWERKFRVLWGWWNNFWLGRDIVSLEALQAPRAAFEEFAARPKPALETAPAEAPKKKAVAKEPAAAK; encoded by the coding sequence GTGCCCAAAATCCTGATCGTCGGCGGAGGATACGCCGGTTTCTACACCGCGTGGAAGCTCGAGAAGCAGCTCCGCTCGGGCGAGGCCGACGTCACCATGGTCGACCCGCTGCCGTACATGACGTACCAGCCGTTCCTCCCCGAGGTGGCCGTCGGCTCCATCGAGCCCCGCCACGCGGTGGTCTCGCACCGCCGCCACCTCAAGAGCACGAACATCGTGAGCGGCAAGGTCAGCTACATCGACCACGCGAACAAGACGGCGACCATCCAGCCGGCAGCCGGCGAGCCGTACGAGTTCGAGTACGACATCGTCGTGGTCACCGCGGGCGCCGTGTCGCGCACCTTCCCGATCCCGGGCGTCGCCGACCAGGCGGTCGGCCTCAAGACGATCGAGGAGGCCGTGTACATCCGCGACCGGATGCTCACGAACTTCGACAAGGCGTCGACCCTCCCGGCCGGCCCGGAGCGCGACCGCCTGCTGACCGTCACCGTCATCGGCGGCGGCTTCGCGGGCATCGAGATCTTCGCCGAGCTGCGCTCCTTCGCGAGCGCGCTGCTCACGAAGTACCCGGAGCTGTCGTTCGAGGACACGCACTTCCACCTGATCGAGGCCATGGGCCGGATCATGCCGGAGGTCTCCCTCCCGACCAGCCACTGGGTCATCAAGAACCTCGCCGAGCGCGGCGCGGAGATCCACCTGGAGACGCAGCTCACCAGCGCCGTCGACGGCCGCATCGAGCTGTCCACCGGCGAGAGCTTCGAGACCGACCTCATCGTCTGGACGGCCGGCGTCATGGCCAACCCGACCGTGGTCCGCCACACCGACCTCCCGATCGAGGAGCGCGGCCGGCTGCGCGTCCGCGCCGACCTGCGCGTGGGCACCGACGAGGAGATCATCGAGGGCGCCTGGGGCGCCGGCGACGTCTCGGCCGTCCCCGACCTGACCGGCGCGGGCGTCGGCGGCTACTGCGTGCCGAACGCCCAGCACGCCGTCCGCCAGGGCAAGCTGCTCGCGAAGAACATCATCGCGGACCTCCGCGGCGAACTGCCGCGCCAGTACTACCACAAGAGCCTCGGCGCCGTCGCGGGCCTGGGCCTGGGCATCGGCGTGCTGCAGTCCGGCAAGCTGGCCATCAAGGGCGTGCTCGGCTGGTTCGCGCACCGCGGCTACCACGGCCTGGCGATGCCGAGCTGGGAGCGCAAGTTCCGCGTGCTGTGGGGTTGGTGGAACAACTTCTGGCTCGGCCGCGACATCGTCTCGTTGGAGGCCCTCCAGGCGCCGCGCGCCGCGTTCGAGGAGTTCGCCGCCCGCCCGAAGCCGGCCCTCGAGACCGCTCCGGCCGAGGCCCCCAAGAAGAAGGCCGTCGCAAAGGAACCCGCCGCAGCCAAGTAA
- a CDS encoding S8 family serine peptidase yields MPHPGRLTRLRRTLAAGATALAAALVVGIAPATPAHADQVRDMEYWLAEYGFAQAWQTTKGAGVKVAVIDTGVDGTVPDLAGAVTGGTDVSGVGAANGQKPLGDGDAANHGTWVASLLAGRGTGPDTGVLGAAPQASILTASVALGKSTGAVDNDDQIAKAVRWAVDSGASVINISLTRNTLDWPPSWDDAFQYAFSHDVVVVAAAGNRGSGTTEVGAPATIPGVLTVAGVDRAGQASFDASSQGITIGVSAPSEELVGANPGGGYVQWAGTSGAAPLVAGAVALVRAAHPELKAPDVINRIIRTARKPAGVTTVPSPVYGYGLLDAAAAVTATVPHVSANPMGDLTQWIHIHRRADTPATAVPQAPEAQAAPAPAKLSPERPVAWGSFFWPQWSVLTAFWLPFGLISGFVTLLALGGVGAWLHFRRERSRG; encoded by the coding sequence CCGCCGCACCCTGGCTGCGGGCGCGACGGCGCTCGCCGCCGCCCTCGTGGTCGGGATCGCTCCCGCGACCCCCGCGCACGCCGACCAGGTGCGCGACATGGAGTACTGGTTGGCCGAGTACGGCTTCGCCCAGGCCTGGCAGACGACCAAGGGCGCGGGCGTCAAGGTCGCGGTGATCGACACCGGCGTCGACGGGACGGTACCCGACCTGGCCGGCGCGGTGACCGGCGGCACGGACGTGTCCGGCGTCGGCGCGGCGAACGGCCAGAAGCCGCTGGGCGACGGGGACGCTGCGAACCACGGCACCTGGGTGGCCTCCCTGCTCGCCGGGCGGGGCACCGGCCCCGACACGGGAGTGCTGGGCGCGGCTCCGCAGGCGAGCATCCTCACCGCCTCCGTCGCGCTCGGGAAGTCGACGGGCGCGGTCGACAACGACGACCAGATCGCGAAGGCGGTGCGCTGGGCGGTCGACAGCGGCGCCTCCGTCATCAACATCTCGCTCACCCGCAACACCCTCGACTGGCCGCCGAGCTGGGACGACGCGTTCCAGTACGCGTTCTCGCACGACGTGGTCGTCGTCGCGGCGGCCGGAAACCGGGGGAGCGGGACGACCGAGGTCGGCGCGCCGGCCACCATCCCGGGCGTCCTCACCGTCGCCGGCGTCGACCGGGCCGGGCAGGCCTCCTTCGACGCGTCGTCGCAGGGCATCACGATCGGCGTGTCAGCGCCGAGCGAGGAGCTGGTCGGCGCGAACCCGGGCGGAGGCTACGTGCAGTGGGCGGGAACCAGCGGGGCGGCGCCGCTGGTCGCCGGGGCGGTCGCGCTCGTCCGGGCCGCGCATCCCGAGCTGAAGGCGCCGGATGTCATCAACCGGATCATCCGCACCGCGCGCAAGCCGGCCGGTGTCACGACGGTCCCGAGCCCGGTCTACGGGTACGGGCTGCTCGACGCGGCGGCCGCGGTGACCGCGACCGTCCCGCACGTGAGCGCGAACCCGATGGGCGACCTGACCCAGTGGATCCACATCCACCGCCGGGCGGACACCCCCGCCACGGCCGTCCCGCAGGCGCCGGAGGCGCAGGCCGCGCCGGCGCCCGCGAAGCTGAGCCCGGAACGACCTGTAGCATGGGGATCGTTCTTCTGGCCGCAATGGAGCGTCCTCACCGCTTTCTGGTTGCCGTTCGGTCTGATCTCCGGTTTCGTCACACTCCTCGCCCTCGGCGGGGTCGGTGCGTGGCTGCATTTCAGGCGAGAGCGCAGCAGGGGGTAG